A single genomic interval of Geoalkalibacter sp. harbors:
- a CDS encoding Trm112 family protein, which produces MPIRTELLEILACPKCKGPIRLAEEDGSLRCDACRLAYPIRDEIPVMLIDEAQSF; this is translated from the coding sequence ATGCCCATCCGTACCGAACTGCTCGAAATCCTCGCCTGCCCGAAGTGCAAGGGACCGATCCGCCTTGCCGAGGAAGATGGAAGCCTGCGCTGCGATGCCTGCCGTCTGGCCTATCCCATCCGCGATGAAATCCCCGTCATGCTCATCGATGAAGCCCAATCGTTTTAG